From Aquipuribacter nitratireducens, a single genomic window includes:
- a CDS encoding DUF4395 domain-containing protein, with protein MSAAVAGTALPPRPPGAVDPRGPRFAAAMTSLVLAATVLTGSVVLLGVQALLFAVTVVLGVGRGPWAWLFRGLVRPRLAPPTWWEDPAAPRFAQLVGLVVVGAGLLLAAAGVPWAVVGAAAAALVAAGLNAVFGICLGCALYRALPRRRL; from the coding sequence AGCGCCGCCGTGGCCGGGACGGCGCTGCCGCCGCGGCCACCGGGAGCGGTCGACCCGCGGGGACCGCGTTTCGCCGCGGCCATGACGTCGCTCGTGCTCGCCGCGACGGTGCTCACCGGGTCGGTCGTCCTGCTGGGCGTCCAGGCGCTGCTGTTCGCCGTCACCGTCGTGCTCGGCGTGGGGCGCGGCCCGTGGGCGTGGCTCTTCCGCGGTCTCGTGCGCCCGCGGCTCGCCCCGCCCACGTGGTGGGAGGACCCCGCCGCGCCGCGCTTCGCGCAGCTCGTCGGTCTGGTCGTGGTCGGCGCCGGGCTGCTCCTCGCCGCCGCGGGCGTGCCGTGGGCGGTCGTGGGGGCGGCGGCGGCCGCACTCGTCGCGGCGGGCCTCAACGCGGTCTTCGGGATCTGCCTGGGCTGCGCCCTGTACCGGGCGCTGCCACGGCGACGGCTCTGA
- a CDS encoding DsrE family protein has protein sequence MTDLPGPLPGASLVVKVTAGAEAPERCSQALTVAATAVASGVPVSLWLTGEATRLAVRDAEGFSLEHAADPLELLAVVAAEGTVTVCTQCAARRGLAEADLVEGARVAGAAVLVQEVMAPGARALVY, from the coding sequence ATGACGGACCTGCCCGGACCGCTCCCTGGTGCCTCGCTCGTGGTGAAGGTCACGGCGGGCGCGGAGGCCCCCGAGCGCTGCAGCCAGGCGCTGACGGTCGCGGCCACGGCGGTCGCGTCCGGCGTCCCGGTGTCGCTGTGGCTCACGGGCGAGGCGACGCGGCTCGCGGTGCGCGACGCCGAGGGGTTCAGCCTCGAGCACGCCGCTGACCCGCTCGAGCTCCTCGCCGTGGTGGCCGCGGAGGGCACCGTGACGGTGTGCACGCAGTGCGCGGCGCGGCGCGGCCTGGCGGAGGCCGACCTCGTCGAGGGGGCCCGCGTCGCCGGGGCCGCCGTCCTCGTGCAGGAGGTCATGGCCCCCGGGGCGCGGGCGCTCGTCTACTGA
- a CDS encoding FABP family protein: MSPARPIEIPADLARPLVAIGWLVGTWQGAGEVTYPSMDEAVPFGQELVVSHDGRPFLRWDSRTWRLDDEGRLGAPLATETGFWRVPGGEAGLEGTEVELLLAHPMGYVEQYLGRAHAGKIELTTELVARSADAKEYSAAQRLYGFVQGDLLWAMDMAAVGHAMTSHASARLKKVA; the protein is encoded by the coding sequence GTGAGCCCCGCGCGCCCGATCGAGATCCCCGCCGACCTCGCCCGTCCCCTCGTCGCGATCGGCTGGCTCGTCGGCACCTGGCAGGGCGCCGGTGAGGTGACGTACCCGTCGATGGACGAGGCCGTGCCGTTCGGTCAGGAGCTCGTCGTGAGCCACGACGGCCGGCCGTTCCTCCGCTGGGACTCCCGTACGTGGCGCCTCGACGACGAGGGCCGCCTCGGCGCGCCGCTCGCCACCGAGACCGGGTTCTGGCGCGTCCCCGGCGGCGAGGCCGGGCTCGAGGGGACCGAGGTCGAGCTCCTCCTCGCCCACCCGATGGGCTACGTCGAGCAGTACCTGGGGCGCGCGCACGCCGGCAAGATCGAGCTCACCACGGAGCTCGTGGCCCGCTCCGCCGACGCGAAGGAGTACTCGGCGGCCCAGCGCCTCTACGGGTTCGTCCAGGGCGACCTGCTGTGGGCGATGGACATGGCGGCGGTCGGCCACGCGATGACCTCCCACGCCTCGGCGCGGCTGAAGAAGGTCGCGTGA
- a CDS encoding folate-binding protein, giving the protein MSGVPSTADGAVLVGEGLDAGVPAHYGDPVREQRLLEEGLAHVDLSTRGVVTVSGPDRLTWLHSLSTQELATLPPRTSVEALLLSPHGHVEHELHVVDDGATTWLVVEPGTAPALVAFLESMRFMLRVEVADVTADWAVVGEPLARESVDGEPVAWVDPWPRTGPVSAGYGAADDAHPGRDRRWRERLVPRDDLEAALAERPRAGVWAAEALRVAAGRPRHLRETDHRTIPHELDWLRTAVHLQKGCYRGQETVARVHNLGRPPRRVVLLHLDGSGHVLPEAGTDLRLGEKVVGRLTTVARHHELGPVALGVVKRNTPTDAVLVADGIAASQDVLVRP; this is encoded by the coding sequence GTGAGCGGCGTGCCCTCGACGGCCGACGGCGCTGTCCTCGTCGGCGAGGGTCTCGACGCCGGGGTCCCGGCGCACTACGGCGACCCCGTCCGCGAGCAGCGCCTCCTCGAGGAGGGGCTCGCGCACGTCGACCTGTCCACCCGGGGGGTCGTGACGGTGTCGGGGCCGGACCGGCTCACGTGGCTGCACAGCCTCAGCACGCAGGAGCTCGCCACCCTGCCGCCGCGCACGTCGGTCGAGGCGCTGCTGCTGAGCCCGCACGGTCACGTCGAGCACGAGCTCCACGTCGTCGACGACGGCGCGACCACGTGGCTCGTCGTGGAGCCCGGCACCGCGCCCGCGCTCGTCGCCTTCCTCGAGAGCATGCGCTTCATGCTCCGTGTCGAGGTCGCGGACGTCACCGCGGACTGGGCCGTCGTCGGGGAGCCGCTGGCCCGCGAGTCGGTCGACGGCGAGCCCGTCGCCTGGGTCGACCCCTGGCCCCGCACGGGCCCGGTGAGCGCGGGGTACGGCGCCGCCGACGACGCCCACCCCGGTCGCGACCGGCGCTGGCGGGAGCGGCTCGTACCGCGCGACGACCTCGAGGCCGCGCTGGCCGAGCGCCCGCGCGCCGGCGTGTGGGCGGCGGAGGCCCTGCGGGTGGCGGCCGGGCGGCCGCGCCACCTGCGCGAGACCGATCACCGCACCATCCCGCACGAGCTCGACTGGCTCCGCACCGCGGTCCACCTCCAGAAGGGCTGCTACCGCGGCCAGGAGACCGTCGCGCGCGTCCACAACCTCGGCCGCCCGCCGCGCCGGGTCGTGCTGCTCCACCTCGACGGGTCCGGGCACGTGCTCCCCGAGGCGGGCACGGACCTCCGCCTCGGCGAGAAGGTCGTCGGGCGGCTCACGACGGTCGCGCGGCACCACGAGCTCGGCCCTGTCGCGCTCGGGGTGGTCAAGCGCAACACCCCGACCGACGCCGTGCTGGTGGCCGACGGGATCGCCGCCTCCCAGGACGTCCTGGTGCGGCCCTGA
- a CDS encoding 3-keto-5-aminohexanoate cleavage protein: MSRFLRAPSRTMITVAPTGAESSRADVPDLPTTPEEIAATAAACERAGAAMVHIHVRDEQHRPTLDLPRVRDTLAAVREACGLVVQLSTGGSVHDPLDARLAVLEAAPDSCSLTLGTVNFGDDVFMNPWGFVVDLYRETRARGIVPEFEVFDLGQLTTLRRLLDREGLPAGGRVHVDLVTGVPGGMPGTADTVVACVAALPTEVTSWSATGIGRSHLTVLAATLAAGGHVRVGMEDVLVWARGPEGPVPVRSNTDLVERAARVATELQRPPMDPADAADLLGLEAARAAVA, encoded by the coding sequence GTGAGCCGCTTCCTCCGCGCACCGTCGCGCACCATGATCACCGTCGCCCCCACGGGAGCGGAGTCGAGCAGGGCCGACGTGCCGGACCTGCCCACGACGCCGGAGGAGATCGCGGCGACCGCCGCGGCGTGCGAACGGGCCGGCGCGGCGATGGTCCACATCCACGTCCGCGACGAGCAGCACCGACCGACCCTCGACCTCCCCCGGGTCCGCGACACGCTCGCGGCGGTCCGCGAGGCGTGCGGCCTCGTCGTCCAGCTGTCGACCGGCGGCAGCGTCCACGACCCGCTCGACGCCCGGCTCGCCGTGCTCGAGGCCGCCCCCGACTCCTGCTCCCTCACCCTCGGCACCGTGAACTTCGGCGACGACGTCTTCATGAACCCGTGGGGCTTCGTCGTCGACCTCTACCGGGAGACCCGCGCCCGCGGGATCGTCCCCGAGTTCGAGGTCTTCGACCTCGGCCAGCTCACCACCCTGCGCCGGCTCCTGGACCGGGAGGGGCTGCCGGCCGGCGGACGCGTCCACGTCGACCTCGTGACCGGTGTGCCCGGCGGCATGCCGGGGACCGCCGACACCGTCGTGGCGTGCGTCGCCGCCCTGCCCACGGAGGTCACGTCGTGGTCGGCGACGGGCATCGGCCGGTCGCACCTCACGGTCCTCGCCGCGACGCTCGCGGCGGGTGGGCACGTGCGCGTCGGCATGGAGGACGTGCTCGTGTGGGCGCGGGGACCGGAGGGGCCGGTCCCCGTGCGCTCGAACACCGACCTCGTCGAGCGCGCGGCCCGTGTCGCCACGGAGCTGCAGCGCCCCCCGATGGACCCCGCTGACGCGGCCGACCTGCTCGGTCTCGAGGCCGCCCGGGCCGCGGTCGCCTGA